The stretch of DNA ACTTCCCACACTTTAAGAAGCTCAAATATGTATTCCATGAAGAGGGCGACCATGTAGCACATAAAGCACTTTCCGAACAAGTTCTGTAGCTTCCTGACGTATAAGTACACGCTGATCGTAAAAACCATACATATCAATGATATTGACATCACTGTGGAAAGAGAAAGGCTTTCAAAGTCAAGGATCGCTTAACCTTTGATCAAATGTCACCTTACCAAATGTCTGCCACCGTGGCGAGATTTCAAATTCAAGTGGACAAAAGTGGGGAGCCATTCGAATACCATCACCCTCGAAGTCAAAGTGCTGTACGCAGTATTCCCGCTTGTCCAAGAAAACCCCGTCCCAGTGTCTCAAAAAGGTTCCATTCTAAGAAAGAGCGAAGGCGGTTAAACTTTTTTAGCTTTAGCGACTGCAGAGGCAAGTCCACCTCAAATAGTGTAAAGCCGTTGCCAGGCAGAGTATGATCTATCCAGTGCATCTTCTCCTCCCCACAGGGCATGGGCAGATCCGATTGCACTATAAGATCCTCCCTAAAGTGTCTCTTGGCTACTGTTCCGTTGCTGAGGGTCACGTTCACGTAAGGATCGTGATTGTCCTTTTCAAACTGCGACATTTCATCACTGCATACGCtgtcatttattttatgataCTGAGAGCAACAAAATCTGATGCAAGGCTTCAGTTTGCAGACACATCCTCTCACGTGGCTCGGCACGTCCTCCTTGGAGCCATTAGGCAAAAGCTTGAAGCTATATTCACCCACCAATTTGGCGGGAATGAGTAAGCCATCGTGAAGGTATGAACCGTTTGGTAACTTTTGACCT from Drosophila takahashii strain IR98-3 E-12201 chromosome 2R, DtakHiC1v2, whole genome shotgun sequence encodes:
- the LOC108055609 gene encoding probable G-protein coupled receptor Mth-like 3 — encoded protein: MRILGSFVTVILLMTQLTKAEIRNCDFYDTVDISTGQKLPNGSYLHDGLLIPAKLVGEYSFKLLPNGSKEDVPSHVRGCVCKLKPCIRFCCSQYHKINDSVCSDEMSQFEKDNHDPYVNVTLSNGTVAKRHFREDLIVQSDLPMPCGEEKMHWIDHTLPGNGFTLFEVDLPLQSLKLKKFNRLRSFLEWNLFETLGRGFLGQAGILRTAL